The following coding sequences lie in one Tachysurus fulvidraco isolate hzauxx_2018 chromosome 19, HZAU_PFXX_2.0, whole genome shotgun sequence genomic window:
- the shank3b gene encoding SH3 and multiple ankyrin repeat domains protein 3 isoform X4, with amino-acid sequence MPMSPPADGKHEAPDRPRQQHAPTNGNHGDDSIRGSPGSMGGSNDSMEDLHGNAVIIRIGIPDLQQTKCLRLDLEAPVWVCKQRVLVTLTQSLTDVLNYGLYLPAFNGRAGKFLDEERLLREYPLPTVTPVPYLEFRYKRRVYTQSHVDDKQLAKLHTKANLKKFMEYVQQRSVEKVCRFLEKGLDPNFHDVDTGESPLTLAAQLESSADLIKVLRSGGAHLDFRTRDGITALHKAVQTHNHIALTTLLDLGASPDYKDSRGLTPLYHSAMVGGDPYCCELLLYDHAQLGYSDENGWQEIHQACRHGNVQHLEHLLFYGAEMSAQNASGNTALHLCALYNQDGCARVLLFRGANKDIKNYNNQTAFQVAIIAGNFDLAEIIKIHKTSDVDCLSVAVPFRESPSYSSRRRGVCVSPRRSLMRSASDNALDESLPAPSPAPSLHSLPPLEPDNTIPSPHSPQGGHTRSLRRQTRGHLSPGSPVQRDPSPPAVSRGPKRRLYSAVPGRTFIAVSSHTPQGEGEITLNRGERVKVLSIGEGGFWEGSVKGRTGWFPAHCVEEVQLRQYDPRLETREDRTKRLFRHYTVGSYDNYTSYSDYVIEEKTATLQKRDSEGFGFVLRGAKAETPIEEFTPTPAFPALQYLESVDLDGVAWRAGLRTGDFLIEVNGVSVVKVGHRQVVSLIRQGGSRLLMKVVSVTRKPDTGDVVRKKAPPPPKRDPSTSLTLRSKSMTAELEEMASRRRRGEKLDEMLSSPKEPVVVMRQRTPEVDSRAATVKQRPTSRRITQAEISSLLERQGMQISPGVSLGLDKSHMHLQGMTRTKSFGAPEDERISALIGEHHFPRSSSMTDSFRQDSIPPPPQTAPPPPPTPYFMESGPPPSFLPPPPPTRAANQTRSSFRPGAEPKLHGPVTTDRQRKARSMIILQDTTHLPVEPAPITRPATPTSGAAPPERGRRRGQPVENPYANVGRLSAVYTPAKPQRRKSPLVKQGQVEEGTAAQAGTGRDPSPLGGTRIPHSSRAEQFQQQVLSERARITPPGARRRTSVFLSVEGSTSEPQTTPLLSQSHSVDELAELPPPAPMLSPCLPPGGSTFIHPLTGRPLDPSSPLALALAARERALSGRTTPTPTPTPSPSPTQGRAVERPETEGGVTPPAALEASPTDSWREEPVSITTETASQVTNGSPISGRSLEESIVQPSVQIVQPSLMDTEHSQPVVPPSMPSPAPTLSNLAGRSMTMSSEEEAEPYTVTLPPALLSSSDEETREELRKIGIVPPPQPFANGLLIKETPKVTISISPGASPRPSIAKISGKASDSTADSGVEDPHMETTSTVSTVSSMSTLSSESTDSAHASKPRCGVGRGRPVHLRDPLLKQSSDSELLPHPPSTGPVRPRYLFQRRSKLWGEEPRAQVGIADDSRPAAMGAELLSKDTHSLGEEPPMGVLDPGRRSPVGGARLFSSLGELHTISQRNYGTTFTIRPGSRYPITRRTPSPGATPERTEPLGPMRAFGPHHHHHHHTILKSSSLSLPQEPKEVRFVMRSASARARSRSPSPSPCASPCPSPVLGAPLLALRPFRQRPLALWSKYDVGEWLESVGLGEHRARFVEHEIEGAHLPALTKDDLAELGVTRVGHRMNIERALKQLLESSGA; translated from the exons ATGCCTATGAGTCCACCTGCCGACGGCAAACATGAGGCTCCCGACAGGCCGCGGCAACAGCACGCCCCTACCAACGGAAACCACGGCGACGACAGCATTCGTGGCTCTCCAGGGTCTATGGGTGGCTCCAACGATTCCATGGAAGATCTCCACGGAAACGCCGTCATTATCCGCATCGGAATCCCTGACCTTCAGCAAACA aaGTGTCTGCGCTTGGACTTGGAGGCTCCGGTGTGGGTGTGTAAGCAGCGGGTTTTGGTTACTCTGACCCAGAGCCTGACAGACGTGCTGAACTATGGCCTCTACCTCCCGGCTTTCAACGGCAGAGCCGGCAAGTTCCTGGATGAAGAAAGACTGCTCAGGGAGTATCCTCTCCCTACTGTAACACCTGTACCTTACctagag TTTCGCTACAAGAGACGTGTTTACACTCAGAGCCATGTGGATGACAAGCAACTAGCCAAACTTCACACTAAG GCCAATCTGAAGAAGTTTATGGAGTACGTTCAACAGAGGAGTGTGGAGAAAGTCTGCAGGTTCCTGGAGAAAGGGCTAGATCCCAACTTCCATGATGTAGACACTGGAG AGTCGCCCCTTACTCTGGCAGCACAGTTGGAATCGAGCGCTGATCTTATTAAAGTTCTGAGGAGTGGAGGAGCTCACCTAGACTTCAGAACCAGAGACGGCATCACCGCACTTCACAAGGCCGTGCAGACGCACAACCACATAGCTCTAACT ACACTGTTGGATCTAGGAGCCTCTCCGGACTATAAAGACAGCCGTGGGCTCACTCCTCTGTACCACAGTGCTATGGTGGGGGGTGACCCATACTGCTGTGAACTGCTGCTGTATGATCATGCTCAGCTCGGCTACAGTGACGAGAATGGCTGGCAGGAGATCCACCag GCTTGTCGACATGGAAATGTGCAGCACCTCGAGCACCTGTTGTTCTATGGAGCTGAGATGAGTGCACAGAATGCCTCAGGAAACACAGCACTGCACCTGTGTGCTCTCTACAACCAG GACGGATGTGCCCGAGTGTTGCTATTTCGCGGAGCAAATAAAGACATCAAGAACTACAACAACCAGACAGCATTCCAG GTGGCCATCATCGCAGGGAACTTTGACCTGGCTGAGATCATTAAGATCCATAAAACCTCAGACGTAG actgtctctCTGTTGCAGTGCCTTTCAGGGAGAGCCCTTCATACTCGTCTCGGCGccgtggggtgtgtgtgtcaccgCGCCGCTCCCTGATGCGTTCGGCCAGCGATAACGCACTGGATGAGAGTCTGCCCGCACCCTCGCCAGCCCCTTCACTGCACAGCCTGCCCCCTCTGGAGCCTGATAACACCATACCGAGCCCACACAGCCCACAGGGGGGACACACACGCAGCCTCAGGAGACAAACCCGTGGCCATCTCAG CCCTGGCAGTCCTGTGCAAAGGGATCCCAGCCCCCCTGCTGTATCACGAGGGCCAAAGCGGCGACTTTACAGCGCGGTGCCTGGCCGTACCTTCATCGCTGTCAGCTCACACACTCCGCAGGGTGAGGGTGAGATCACACTCAACCGCGGGGaaagggtcaaag TGCTGAGTATAGGAGAAGGAGGATTCTGGGAAGGCTCAGTTAAAGGACGAACCGGTTGGTTTCCTGCACACTGCGTAGAGGAGGTTCAGCTCAGACAGTATGACCCACGACTAG AAACAAGAGAAGATCGCACCAAGAGGCTTTTCAGGCATTACACCGTTGGATCCTATGATAATTATACCTCCTACAG TGATTACGTAATTGAAGAGAAAACTGCCACGCTGcagaagagagacagtgagggaTTTGGCTTTGTTCTTCGAGGAGCTAAag CTGAAACTCCAATCGAAGAATTCACTCCGACTCCTGCGTTTCCTGCGCTGCAATATCTGGAGTCAGTGGATCTGGATGGTGTGGCATGGAGAGCAGGACTACGAACTGGGGACTTCCTAATCGAG GTGAACGGGGTTAGCGTGGTAAAAGTGGGCCATCGGCAAGTGGTCTCTCTGATACGGCAAGGTGGGAGTCGTCTTCTTATGAAAGTGGTGTCAGTAACACGGAAACCTGACACAGGAGATGTTGTTCGTAAAAAGG CTCCTCCACCACCCAAGAGAGACCCAAGCACGAGTCTAACCCTGCGCTCCAAAAGCATGACCGCCGAGCTGGAAGAGATGg CATCAAGGAGAAGAAGGGGAG AGAAGTTGGATGAGATGCTGAGTTCACCTAAAGAGCCTGTTGTGGTGATGAGGCAACGGACTCCAGAAGTAGACTCCAGAGCAGCCACTGTGAAACAGAGACCGACCAGTCGACGCATAACACAGGCTGAGATTAGt tctCTGTTGGAGAGGCAAGGGATGCAAATATCTCCTGGTGTATCTCTTGGTCTGGATAAAAGTCACATGCATCTGCAAGGGATGACCAGAACAAAATCATTTG gtGCACCAGAAGATGAAAGAATATCTGCTTTAATTGGAGAGCACCACTTTCCAAGAAGCTCCTCAATGACTGACAGCTTCCGACAAGACAGTATCCCACCCCCACCACAAACtgcacctccacctcctccaacACCATACTTCATGGAATCAGGTCCTCCTCCGTCTTTCTTGCCTCCTCCACCCCCAACGCGTGCAGCCAATCAGACCCGTTCAAGCTTCCGACCAGGTGCAGAACCCAAGCTCCATGGTCCTGTCACAACTGACCGCCAGAGGAAGGCTCGTTCTATGATCATCCTTCAGGACACCACCCACCTTCCAGTAGAGCCCGCCCCCATTACCAGGCCAGCAACACCTACCTCTGGGGCAGCTCCTCCTGAGCGTGGTCGTAGGCGTGGCCAGCCTGTAGAGAATCCATATGCCAACGTGGGCCGTTTGAGTGCAGTCTATACTCCAGCCAAGCCCCAGCGCAGGAAGAGTCCACTGGTCAAACAAGGTCAGGTTGAGGAGGGCACAGCTGCCCAGGCTGGTACTGGTAGGGATCCCTCTCCCCTAGGAGGTACTCGAATCCCTCACAGCAGCCGAGCAGAGCAGTTCCAGCAGCAGGTGCTCTCTGAGAGGGCTAGAATTACACCCCCAGGAGCTCGTCGCAGGACCAGTGTGTTCCTTTCTGTTGAAGGAAGCACCAGTGAGCCTCAAACCACCCCCTTACTATCCCAGTCACACTCAGTGGATGAGCTGGCTGAGTTGCCACCTCCAGCTCCCATGCTTTCTCCCTGTCTGCCACCAGGAGGTTCTACATTTATACATCCTCTCACTGGGCGTCCTTTGGACCCCTCCTCTCCATTAGCACTTGCTTTAGCTGCAAGAGAGCGTGCACTCAGTGGCCGTACTACACCGACTCCCACACCCACTCCCTCACCATCACCCACTCAGGGCAGAGCAGTGGAGAGACCAGAGACAGAAGGAGGAGTCACACCACCTGCGGCTCTTGAGGCTTCACCTACTGATTCTTGGAGGGAAGAGCCTGTCAGCATCACAACGGAAACTGCTAGTCAAGTGACTAATGGAAGCCCTATATCTGGGAGAAGTTTGGAGGAGTCCATAGTGCAACCATCCGTACAGATTGTCCAACCATCATTGATGGACACAGAGCACAGTCAACCAGTAGTTCCACCTTCCATGCCTTCACCTGCCCCAACTCTCTCAAACCTGGCAGGGCGGAGCATGACCATGAGCTCAGAGGAGGAAGCAGAGCCCTACACAGTCACCTTGCCCCCTGCACTTCTCTCATCTAGTGATGAAGAAACCAGGGAGGAGCTTCGCAAAATTGGCATAGTCCCACCCCCTCAACCCTTTGCCAATGGCCTTCTAATAAAGGAAACGCCCAAAGTCACCATCAGCATTTCTCCAGGGGCATCTCCAAGGCCTTCTATAGCAAAGATATCTGGCAAAGCAAGCGACTCCACGGCAGACTCCGGCGTTGAGGACCCCCATATGGAGACCACTAGTACTGTTTCCACAGTCTCCAGCATGTCCACTTTGTCATCAGAGAGCACAGACTCTGCCCACGCCAGCAAGCCACGTTGTGGGGTGGGCCGCGGCCGCCCCGTGCATCTCAGGGACCCACTGCTTAAACAGTCATCAGACAGTGAGCTGCTTCCACACCCACCCAGCACAGGCCCAGTTCGCCCACGCTACCTGTTCCAAAGACGCTCTAAACTCTGGGGGGAGGAGCCCAGGGCTCAAGTGGGCATAGCTGATGATAGTAGGCCTGCTGCAATGGGTGCAGAGTTACTAAGTAAAGATACTCACTCTTTAGGGGAGGAACCACCAATGGGAGTACTTGACCCTGGCAGAAGGTCACCAGTTGGTGGCGCCAG ACTCTTCAGCAGCCTTGGTGAGCTTCACACCATCTCACAAAGGAACTATGGCACCACTTTCACCATCCGTCCGGGCAGCCGCTACCCAATAACCCGCAGAACACCCAGCCCGGGGGCCACTCCAGAGCGAACTGAGCCTCTGGGGCCAATGCGTGCATTTGgtccccaccaccaccatcaccaccatacCATCCTCAAGTCCTCCAGCCTGAGCCTCCCACAAGAGCCCAAGGAGGTGCGCTTTGTCATGCGGAGTGCCAGTGCTCGTGCCCGCAGC
- the shank3b gene encoding SH3 and multiple ankyrin repeat domains protein 3 isoform X3 encodes MPMSPPADGKHEAPDRPRQQHAPTNGNHGDDSIRGSPGSMGGSNDSMEDLHGNAVIIRIGIPDLQQTKCLRLDLEAPVWVCKQRVLVTLTQSLTDVLNYGLYLPAFNGRAGKFLDEERLLREYPLPTVTPVPYLEFRYKRRVYTQSHVDDKQLAKLHTKANLKKFMEYVQQRSVEKVCRFLEKGLDPNFHDVDTGESPLTLAAQLESSADLIKVLRSGGAHLDFRTRDGITALHKAVQTHNHIALTTLLDLGASPDYKDSRGLTPLYHSAMVGGDPYCCELLLYDHAQLGYSDENGWQEIHQACRHGNVQHLEHLLFYGAEMSAQNASGNTALHLCALYNQDGCARVLLFRGANKDIKNYNNQTAFQVAIIAGNFDLAEIIKIHKTSDVDCLSVAVPFRESPSYSSRRRGVCVSPRRSLMRSASDNALDESLPAPSPAPSLHSLPPLEPDNTIPSPHSPQGGHTRSLRRQTRGHLSPGSPVQRDPSPPAVSRGPKRRLYSAVPGRTFIAVSSHTPQGEGEITLNRGERVKVLSIGEGGFWEGSVKGRTGWFPAHCVEEVQLRQYDPRLETREDRTKRLFRHYTVGSYDNYTSYSDYVIEEKTATLQKRDSEGFGFVLRGAKAETPIEEFTPTPAFPALQYLESVDLDGVAWRAGLRTGDFLIEVNGVSVVKVGHRQVVSLIRQGGSRLLMKVVSVTRKPDTGDVVRKKAPPPPKRDPSTSLTLRSKSMTAELEEMEKLDEMLSSPKEPVVVMRQRTPEVDSRAATVKQRPTSRRITQAEISSLLERQGMQISPGVSLGLDKSHMHLQGMTRTKSFGAPEDERISALIGEHHFPRSSSMTDSFRQDSIPPPPQTAPPPPPTPYFMESGPPPSFLPPPPPTRAANQTRSSFRPGAEPKLHGPVTTDRQRKARSMIILQDTTHLPVEPAPITRPATPTSGAAPPERGRRRGQPVENPYANVGRLSAVYTPAKPQRRKSPLVKQGQVEEGTAAQAGTGRDPSPLGGTRIPHSSRAEQFQQQVLSERARITPPGARRRTSVFLSVEGSTSEPQTTPLLSQSHSVDELAELPPPAPMLSPCLPPGGSTFIHPLTGRPLDPSSPLALALAARERALSGRTTPTPTPTPSPSPTQGRAVERPETEGGVTPPAALEASPTDSWREEPVSITTETASQVTNGSPISGRSLEESIVQPSVQIVQPSLMDTEHSQPVVPPSMPSPAPTLSNLAGRSMTMSSEEEAEPYTVTLPPALLSSSDEETREELRKIGIVPPPQPFANGLLIKETPKVTISISPGASPRPSIAKISGKASDSTADSGVEDPHMETTSTVSTVSSMSTLSSESTDSAHASKPRCGVGRGRPVHLRDPLLKQSSDSELLPHPPSTGPVRPRYLFQRRSKLWGEEPRAQVGIADDSRPAAMGAELLSKDTHSLGEEPPMGVLDPGRRSPVGGARCEENGEESKSLFSSLGELHTISQRNYGTTFTIRPGSRYPITRRTPSPGATPERTEPLGPMRAFGPHHHHHHHTILKSSSLSLPQEPKEVRFVMRSASARARSRSPSPSPCASPCPSPVLGAPLLALRPFRQRPLALWSKYDVGEWLESVGLGEHRARFVEHEIEGAHLPALTKDDLAELGVTRVGHRMNIERALKQLLESSGA; translated from the exons ATGCCTATGAGTCCACCTGCCGACGGCAAACATGAGGCTCCCGACAGGCCGCGGCAACAGCACGCCCCTACCAACGGAAACCACGGCGACGACAGCATTCGTGGCTCTCCAGGGTCTATGGGTGGCTCCAACGATTCCATGGAAGATCTCCACGGAAACGCCGTCATTATCCGCATCGGAATCCCTGACCTTCAGCAAACA aaGTGTCTGCGCTTGGACTTGGAGGCTCCGGTGTGGGTGTGTAAGCAGCGGGTTTTGGTTACTCTGACCCAGAGCCTGACAGACGTGCTGAACTATGGCCTCTACCTCCCGGCTTTCAACGGCAGAGCCGGCAAGTTCCTGGATGAAGAAAGACTGCTCAGGGAGTATCCTCTCCCTACTGTAACACCTGTACCTTACctagag TTTCGCTACAAGAGACGTGTTTACACTCAGAGCCATGTGGATGACAAGCAACTAGCCAAACTTCACACTAAG GCCAATCTGAAGAAGTTTATGGAGTACGTTCAACAGAGGAGTGTGGAGAAAGTCTGCAGGTTCCTGGAGAAAGGGCTAGATCCCAACTTCCATGATGTAGACACTGGAG AGTCGCCCCTTACTCTGGCAGCACAGTTGGAATCGAGCGCTGATCTTATTAAAGTTCTGAGGAGTGGAGGAGCTCACCTAGACTTCAGAACCAGAGACGGCATCACCGCACTTCACAAGGCCGTGCAGACGCACAACCACATAGCTCTAACT ACACTGTTGGATCTAGGAGCCTCTCCGGACTATAAAGACAGCCGTGGGCTCACTCCTCTGTACCACAGTGCTATGGTGGGGGGTGACCCATACTGCTGTGAACTGCTGCTGTATGATCATGCTCAGCTCGGCTACAGTGACGAGAATGGCTGGCAGGAGATCCACCag GCTTGTCGACATGGAAATGTGCAGCACCTCGAGCACCTGTTGTTCTATGGAGCTGAGATGAGTGCACAGAATGCCTCAGGAAACACAGCACTGCACCTGTGTGCTCTCTACAACCAG GACGGATGTGCCCGAGTGTTGCTATTTCGCGGAGCAAATAAAGACATCAAGAACTACAACAACCAGACAGCATTCCAG GTGGCCATCATCGCAGGGAACTTTGACCTGGCTGAGATCATTAAGATCCATAAAACCTCAGACGTAG actgtctctCTGTTGCAGTGCCTTTCAGGGAGAGCCCTTCATACTCGTCTCGGCGccgtggggtgtgtgtgtcaccgCGCCGCTCCCTGATGCGTTCGGCCAGCGATAACGCACTGGATGAGAGTCTGCCCGCACCCTCGCCAGCCCCTTCACTGCACAGCCTGCCCCCTCTGGAGCCTGATAACACCATACCGAGCCCACACAGCCCACAGGGGGGACACACACGCAGCCTCAGGAGACAAACCCGTGGCCATCTCAG CCCTGGCAGTCCTGTGCAAAGGGATCCCAGCCCCCCTGCTGTATCACGAGGGCCAAAGCGGCGACTTTACAGCGCGGTGCCTGGCCGTACCTTCATCGCTGTCAGCTCACACACTCCGCAGGGTGAGGGTGAGATCACACTCAACCGCGGGGaaagggtcaaag TGCTGAGTATAGGAGAAGGAGGATTCTGGGAAGGCTCAGTTAAAGGACGAACCGGTTGGTTTCCTGCACACTGCGTAGAGGAGGTTCAGCTCAGACAGTATGACCCACGACTAG AAACAAGAGAAGATCGCACCAAGAGGCTTTTCAGGCATTACACCGTTGGATCCTATGATAATTATACCTCCTACAG TGATTACGTAATTGAAGAGAAAACTGCCACGCTGcagaagagagacagtgagggaTTTGGCTTTGTTCTTCGAGGAGCTAAag CTGAAACTCCAATCGAAGAATTCACTCCGACTCCTGCGTTTCCTGCGCTGCAATATCTGGAGTCAGTGGATCTGGATGGTGTGGCATGGAGAGCAGGACTACGAACTGGGGACTTCCTAATCGAG GTGAACGGGGTTAGCGTGGTAAAAGTGGGCCATCGGCAAGTGGTCTCTCTGATACGGCAAGGTGGGAGTCGTCTTCTTATGAAAGTGGTGTCAGTAACACGGAAACCTGACACAGGAGATGTTGTTCGTAAAAAGG CTCCTCCACCACCCAAGAGAGACCCAAGCACGAGTCTAACCCTGCGCTCCAAAAGCATGACCGCCGAGCTGGAAGAGATGg AGAAGTTGGATGAGATGCTGAGTTCACCTAAAGAGCCTGTTGTGGTGATGAGGCAACGGACTCCAGAAGTAGACTCCAGAGCAGCCACTGTGAAACAGAGACCGACCAGTCGACGCATAACACAGGCTGAGATTAGt tctCTGTTGGAGAGGCAAGGGATGCAAATATCTCCTGGTGTATCTCTTGGTCTGGATAAAAGTCACATGCATCTGCAAGGGATGACCAGAACAAAATCATTTG gtGCACCAGAAGATGAAAGAATATCTGCTTTAATTGGAGAGCACCACTTTCCAAGAAGCTCCTCAATGACTGACAGCTTCCGACAAGACAGTATCCCACCCCCACCACAAACtgcacctccacctcctccaacACCATACTTCATGGAATCAGGTCCTCCTCCGTCTTTCTTGCCTCCTCCACCCCCAACGCGTGCAGCCAATCAGACCCGTTCAAGCTTCCGACCAGGTGCAGAACCCAAGCTCCATGGTCCTGTCACAACTGACCGCCAGAGGAAGGCTCGTTCTATGATCATCCTTCAGGACACCACCCACCTTCCAGTAGAGCCCGCCCCCATTACCAGGCCAGCAACACCTACCTCTGGGGCAGCTCCTCCTGAGCGTGGTCGTAGGCGTGGCCAGCCTGTAGAGAATCCATATGCCAACGTGGGCCGTTTGAGTGCAGTCTATACTCCAGCCAAGCCCCAGCGCAGGAAGAGTCCACTGGTCAAACAAGGTCAGGTTGAGGAGGGCACAGCTGCCCAGGCTGGTACTGGTAGGGATCCCTCTCCCCTAGGAGGTACTCGAATCCCTCACAGCAGCCGAGCAGAGCAGTTCCAGCAGCAGGTGCTCTCTGAGAGGGCTAGAATTACACCCCCAGGAGCTCGTCGCAGGACCAGTGTGTTCCTTTCTGTTGAAGGAAGCACCAGTGAGCCTCAAACCACCCCCTTACTATCCCAGTCACACTCAGTGGATGAGCTGGCTGAGTTGCCACCTCCAGCTCCCATGCTTTCTCCCTGTCTGCCACCAGGAGGTTCTACATTTATACATCCTCTCACTGGGCGTCCTTTGGACCCCTCCTCTCCATTAGCACTTGCTTTAGCTGCAAGAGAGCGTGCACTCAGTGGCCGTACTACACCGACTCCCACACCCACTCCCTCACCATCACCCACTCAGGGCAGAGCAGTGGAGAGACCAGAGACAGAAGGAGGAGTCACACCACCTGCGGCTCTTGAGGCTTCACCTACTGATTCTTGGAGGGAAGAGCCTGTCAGCATCACAACGGAAACTGCTAGTCAAGTGACTAATGGAAGCCCTATATCTGGGAGAAGTTTGGAGGAGTCCATAGTGCAACCATCCGTACAGATTGTCCAACCATCATTGATGGACACAGAGCACAGTCAACCAGTAGTTCCACCTTCCATGCCTTCACCTGCCCCAACTCTCTCAAACCTGGCAGGGCGGAGCATGACCATGAGCTCAGAGGAGGAAGCAGAGCCCTACACAGTCACCTTGCCCCCTGCACTTCTCTCATCTAGTGATGAAGAAACCAGGGAGGAGCTTCGCAAAATTGGCATAGTCCCACCCCCTCAACCCTTTGCCAATGGCCTTCTAATAAAGGAAACGCCCAAAGTCACCATCAGCATTTCTCCAGGGGCATCTCCAAGGCCTTCTATAGCAAAGATATCTGGCAAAGCAAGCGACTCCACGGCAGACTCCGGCGTTGAGGACCCCCATATGGAGACCACTAGTACTGTTTCCACAGTCTCCAGCATGTCCACTTTGTCATCAGAGAGCACAGACTCTGCCCACGCCAGCAAGCCACGTTGTGGGGTGGGCCGCGGCCGCCCCGTGCATCTCAGGGACCCACTGCTTAAACAGTCATCAGACAGTGAGCTGCTTCCACACCCACCCAGCACAGGCCCAGTTCGCCCACGCTACCTGTTCCAAAGACGCTCTAAACTCTGGGGGGAGGAGCCCAGGGCTCAAGTGGGCATAGCTGATGATAGTAGGCCTGCTGCAATGGGTGCAGAGTTACTAAGTAAAGATACTCACTCTTTAGGGGAGGAACCACCAATGGGAGTACTTGACCCTGGCAGAAGGTCACCAGTTGGTGGCGCCAG ATGTGAGGAGAATGGAGAAGAGAGTAAATC ACTCTTCAGCAGCCTTGGTGAGCTTCACACCATCTCACAAAGGAACTATGGCACCACTTTCACCATCCGTCCGGGCAGCCGCTACCCAATAACCCGCAGAACACCCAGCCCGGGGGCCACTCCAGAGCGAACTGAGCCTCTGGGGCCAATGCGTGCATTTGgtccccaccaccaccatcaccaccatacCATCCTCAAGTCCTCCAGCCTGAGCCTCCCACAAGAGCCCAAGGAGGTGCGCTTTGTCATGCGGAGTGCCAGTGCTCGTGCCCGCAGC